The Sporosarcina ureae genomic sequence TAAAATCTTTAGCCCAAGGCTTATTTCGTAAACGCATAATCAGTACACTCTCTCTTTTTCAGTAATTTCTATTCTATTGCTCTTCCACTACTTCTTCCGCATCAAACAATCGACTCATCGCTGTAGTTTGTGCATGATCCAATAGTGCTTGTGCAGCTTTAAATTGCGTATGTTTCATGGGACTCGGATTACTGCATAACCTTGTCAGCCATTGTTCATATGTTTTGCGATCAATGGTTGTCACTTCAAATGGAGTGCCCGGATAATCAATATAGCCATTTCTGGAAACAATTAGCTTCTTGATTGGTATTTCCACTTTCGCCGCTCTGAAGAATGATGAAACCACTTTCTCCATTCTACTGAGCGCTATCGTTGGATTCAGCACTTTCACTTCCTCTTCACCGAACTTCTTCAGCCAAAACTTTTCGCCACTACCTATGTACGCAGCCATTCTTTCATCTTCGAGCACCGTGATGCAATAGCATGTAGTAGGAGCTAACAAGATGATATCCAACTCGACAGGTGCTTTATTGACTTTGACGATCGGATAATAAAGCAACAAGAAGCTATCAGGTAAACGCAGTGTCAGTTGCTTCAACAAGGGATCAGAGTAATACTTCGGATCTACGCGGGATCGGTCATGCAATGTGGAACTTGCCCATTTTAATTGGAATTGAAACAATTGATCACGATAGGCTTTTTTTAACTGTTCAACATTTGAAGGCTGACTCGAAATCGAAGCCTGAAAATCCATATCATTCTCACGATCTTCTACCCTTTCTTCTGAAACAGCAAGTTCATGGGTCAATTCCCCATCTGTTTGTTTACGCCATTTCTTGAATAACAGCGTATACCACTTTGAACTCTGTTGCACATCTTCCGATAAAGTAGCCGCTTGCTCCGCATATAAATCAACACCGTGCTCCCATTGATTTTTAATACGTTTCCATTGATAACGTTTCAGGCGGATGAATTGTGTCGGATAGCGAGCTAAGTCATTCTCGTACCGAGAAATATAATCCGCAAGTTTAACTAGCTGGGCCATTTGATTCTCTTTCCTTATGATTACCAGACACGACTAACTTAGGAATTTGCGCCTCAAATGCTACTTGTAACTTTCTCGTCAACGGTCCTGGAACTCCTTGTCCGATAGGTTGTTGATCAATCGTCACAACCGGTGTGATTTCAGCATTTGTAGACGTATAGAAAAACTCATCCATTTCTAACGCTTGCGGTAGTGTAAATGCTTCTTCTTTCACCGGAATAGCTAAATTTTCCGCTATCTGTAATACGACACGACGAGTAATTCCATTAAGAATGAAATGATTGGCAGGATGTGTATAAAGGATACCATCTTTTATACCGAATGCATTGGAGGATGAGCCTTCACGCACCAATCCGTCTCGTACAAACAGTGCCTCTTGACATCCATGATCAAACGCCTCTTGTTTCGCCATGACATTACCAAGCAGATTTAAACTTTTTATATCGCAGCGAAGCCAGCGCATATCTTCAACAGACTTCATAGCAGCACCTTGTTGAAGAAATTGCATAGGACGTGCATTTTCTACGGCATAGCCAATCATGACTGGCACACTGTTTTCTGGGAAATGATGTGCACGTGGCGCAACACCGCGTGTGACTTGTATATAAATATGTCCAACAGATATTTGATTATCAGACTGTAGCTTCTGTACGATCTCGAGTAGCTCATCGATTGTATACGACAGGCCCACACGTATTTTTTCTGCACTCTCAAGTAATCTCTCTAAATGCTCTTTCGCTGTATACAATGCGCCATCATATACTTTAATGACTTCATAGACCCCATCACCAAATACATAACCACGATCATTCACGGATACATTCATTTTATCTTCTGTTAGGAATTCCCCATCTTTGAAATAGATCACACAACCGCCACCCTTCTTATATGAAACCTCAAGCCAAATTACCGCCAGTTTCTTCTTTTTCTATTTTCACATGTTTATCGAATAAAATCAATTAGACCTTAAAAGAGTGAATACCCTTTTTCTAGTTGTCTACAAACTAACGCTAACTCGGTAACTAGTAATCTATGTATTCTAATTTATTCAAAAGTATAAGCGAAAACATGTGCGCTTTTACGTAAAATACGTTATACTACTATTGTCAGAATCATTCACTTACTATTCTGGCATAGCGTAACCATAAGGAGCAGATCAGGAAAGATAATGTCAAAGAATACCCCAACAGTCTTCTTTTGCAAGGTTGGCGTGAAAATATGAAGATGAAGGAGTGGTTTCTTAGATGAACCCAGCTACCGATCGCATGTTAATTCGTATCAAAGATGTCTATCTGTTCATTCGAGATAACGGAAAAGTAACAACGGAGGCCGTGGCGGATGAATTCAATATTTCACCCCGCACTGCTCAACGTGACTTAAACGTTCTCGAGTACAATGAATTGATTAAGAGCTCAGTCCGCGGCGAATGGACGACGACTTCCAAGAAAGTGAAATTATCTTCCTGATTTAGCCTCCTATATACACATTTACAACGCAAAAAAGGCTGACGCTTTTGCATCAGCCTTTTTGCTTGGAACGATCTAGCTCTTTTAATTGCAGCAATTCCGCTTCTGTTAGCTCACGGTATTTCCCTAGTTCTAAATCCGGATCTAATTCAAGCGGCCCCATGGTTAAACGCTTCAAATACACCACTTTTTTCCCTACCGCTTCAAACATCCGCTTCACTTGATGAAACTTGCCTTCTGTAATCGTCAGTTCAATCTCCGACTCTTCAGCAGCATGCAATATGTGGAGAATGCCTGGCTTCGTTTCATAAGCATCGTCTAAAATCACTCCACGCGCAAAAGCTTCGGTATCTTCTTCCGTTACCATTCCAGCCACTCTCGCATAATACGTTTTCGGCACTTCTTTCTTCGGTGATAATAAATTATGTGCAAGCTTCCCGTCATTCGTCAGCAGCAATAACCCTTCTGTATCCTTATCCAAACGACCTACGGGAAACGGCTCAAAATGGCGTTCTTCATTTCCAAGCAAATCCACGACTGTTTGATCCCGGTTGTCTTCTGTCGCAGATAAGACGCCAGGCGGTTTATGCATCATCAAGTAGATGAATTCTCTATAGACGACTTCTTCACCGAGCAATGAAATCGCGTCTGAATTTGGATCCACGTGCTGGGCAGGATCTTTCATCACTGCCCCATTGACCCGAATCATTCCTTTTTTCAACAGTTGTCGAACTTCTTTACGTGAACCATAACCTGTATTTGATAATAATTTATCGAGTCTCATTGATTATCCTCCAAGTCCAAAGCGTCTCATAATACGTGTTAGACGATCTCCAAATAATTGTTGTGCAAGTCCTGATTTGATAGCCAAGAATCCATAAATCACCATTCCGACGCCTGATCCAATCATGACATACAACAAAGCTTGCCAACGTCCTACTGGAATGTGTACCATGTTTAATCCTTTATTCGTCAGCCAAACGCCAGCAAACATCACTGCGTTGAAAGCCAATATCAAAAACAAGCGTCTGATAACCATTTCAGATTTATAATTCAATGCTTTTTTGATGACGAATAAGTTGATACACACCGCTACCGAGTAGCCAATTGCGGTGGCTATAATTGCGCCGTTCACTTCAAACATTTTAATGAGTGGAATGTTGATCAGCATTTTCACTAGCAACCCGAGCAATGAAGTGAAGACGATCCATTTATGATGATCAATTCCTTGCAAGATGGCAGCCGTTACGGTGAACATCGCAAATAGAATCGCTACCGGTGCATAGGATGCTAAAACACTCGCTCCTGCCACATCATACGCATATAAGAATTGATAGACTTCACTGCTTAAGACCATTAACCCAATGACCATTGGAATCGTTAAGAACAGCATGATCTGATACGTTTGATCGAGTGAACGTGTGATGCCCTTTTCATTGTTAGACGTATAATCTTTCGTGATAATCGAGATGAGCGCCATAGAAAACCCTGTCGCGACCATCACGGGAATCATCACGATCTTATGTGTTAAAAAGTTCAGTTTTGTTAAATATAAATCGGAAACACTTGAAAGTCCGATTGATTTCATAGCGCCGTTGAATGTGATCATGTCGACAAATTGATAAATCGGATTAATCGTACCGACCAATACAAATGGCAATACGTACGCGAGCACTTCCGTATAAATTTGTTTCAACGACACCGAACTCGCTGGCGGACTATTTGATAATAAATAATCAAATTCATCCTGATATCTTTTCCAGTAATAGTAGAGACTCCATAAACCAGCGAGCGCTCCGATAAATGCAGCAAACACTGCAAACTGCACAGCGATTTTTGGTGATAAATCCAGTACGTTGACGACTAGGAAAGCTCCAACGAGCACAACAACAATTCGTACAATCTGTTCAATTAATTGGGAAACAGAAGTCGGTTCGAACTTTTGATAGCCTTGTAAAAAACCGCGTCCAATACTGAGTAACGGAACAGCAAGCAGCGCAAAGCTAACCCATCGGATAACGGTTGTGATATCCTGTACGGTGAAAATCTGTTCATCACTTTTAATGACAAGTTGCGCAATAGGATTCGCAAGTAAAAACAATGCAAGAAATGATAGGAAGCCCGTAATCGACATGACAAGCATACCCGATTTCATTAATTTCCTGCCGGTCGCATAATCGCCTAGTGCATTATACTTCGAGACGAATTTCGATATTGCCAGCGGAGCCCCAGATACTGCTACTGCTAGCGCTAGATTATAAGGTATGTATGCATATTGATAGAGACCGACACTCTTTTCTCCAACGATTGCATAAAACGGAATTACATAGAGTAAGCCGAGTGCCTTCGATAAAAATAAGCCAATCGTTAAAATGGCCGTGCCTTTCAATAAATTTGATGCCATAATTGATTCCTTCCATTCCTAAAGAGATTCTTGTATAGTTTACCCCTCGACACGCTTTTGCACAATCTTTATCTACAGTCCAAATCAAAAAGCAACCAAGCCCATATAGTGTATAATGAAAGACAAAATGAAATGAAAGAGTGGTTCTACAATGTATGATGTTATCGTAATTGGTGGCGGACCTTCAGGTTTAATGGCCTCCATTGCAGCCGCCGAACAAAAAAAACGGGTTTTATTGATTGAGAAAGGACGGAAACTCGGCAACAAACTAGCCATTTCAGGCGGTGGTCGCTGCAACGTCACAAATCGACTATCACAAGAAGAAATTATTAAACATATCCCGGGAAACGGGAAGTTTTTATATGGACCATTCTCCGTCTTTAACAACCAGGATATCATCCACTACTTCGAAGGTCTTGGCGTTCCGTTAAAAGAAGAAGATCACGGGCGGATGTTTCCCGTTTCAAATAAGTCTAAAGACGTCGTAAACGCCCTATTGAATCAGATGGATGAACTAGGCGTGGACATACGATTGGAAAGCCGAGTACAGAAATTAATTATGGATGACGAAAAGGTTCTCGGCGTTCGGTTAGAAGACGGTGAAGAAATACGCGCTCATGCAGTAGTCGTTGCAGTTGGCGGCAAAGCCGTTCCACAAACAGGCAGCACTGGTGATGGATACCCCTGGGCTGAACGAGCGGGCCACACCGTAACGACATTGTACCCGACCGAAGTTCCGTTGCTGTCACGCGAACCATTTATTGTCTCAAAAGATTTACAAGGTCTTGCGTTACGTGACGTGAAAGTGTCTGTAGTAAATAAAAAAGGGAAAACGCTTGTTACCCATCAAATGGACATGCTCTTCACCCATTTCGGATTAAGTGGCCCTGCGATTTTACGTTGCAGCCAATATGTTGTCAAAGAGCAGATGAAGAACGGCAAACAGCCCGTCTTGCTGCAAATTGATTCAATACCTGATCAACATGAAGAACAATTGACACAAACCATCGCAAACATTTTAAAAGACGAACACAAAAAGCAAGTGAAAACTTCATTAAAAGGTCTCGTGCCTGAACGATGGTTGCTATTTTTATTGAAGAAAGCAGAAATCGAGGAAACCGAAATCGGCCTAGATATTAAGCGTGAGGCTATACGTACACTCGCAAAGCTCCTTAAGACATTCCCTGTACACATTACAGGTACGCAACCGATCGAGAAGGCTTTCGTTACGGGCGGCGGTGTTTCTGTAAAAGAAGTAGAACCAAAGACGATGGCTTCACGTAAAAAAATAGGATTATTCTTCTGTGGAGAAATTTTAGATATCCACGGATATACGGGCGGCTATAATATTACTGCTGCTCTTGTGACAGGACGTCTGGCGGGAATGAATGCGGGATTATTGAGCCGAACGGAATAATCGTATAGAGCGGTTGACACGTGCGATTGAGCGGTTAGCGTGCCGCATTGAGCGCTTACCTCGTCCCATAGAGCGGTTAGCGCAACGCTTAGAGCGCTTACCCCGTCCCATAGAGCGGTTAGCGCGCCGCTTAGAGCGCTTACCCCGTCCCATAGAGCGGTTAACGTGCCGCATTGAGCGCTTACTCCGTCCCATAGAGCGGTTAGCGCACCGCTTAGATCGCTTACCCCATCCCATAGAGCGGTTAGCGTGTCGCTTTGAGCGCTTACCCCGTCCCATAGAGCGGTTAACGCACCGCTTAGAGCGCTTACCTCGTCCCATAGAGCGGTTAGCGCAACGCTTAGAGCGCTTACCCCGTCCCATAGAGCGGTTAGCGCGCCACATTGAGCGCTGAACCCACACAATAGAGCACATAATCCAACATGTTGATCGCAAAACGCATGGAATAAAACGAAAAAGCCGGTCGGAGAAAAATCTCCAACCGGCTTTCTGCATTTCATTAACCCGCTACAATATTGACAAGGCGTCCAGGAATCGCAATGATCTTCTTTAATTCCTTACCTTCCATCCACTGCTTCACGTCTTCATTTGCCAAAGCCACTTGCTCTAACTCTTCTTTCGAGCTATCTTTCGCTACAGTGATTTTCGCACGAATCTTACCGTTGATCTGTACCGCCACTTCCACTGTGTCATCCGATAATTTTGTTTCATCAAATGTCGGCCACTGCGCATAGGCAATCGTGTCCGTGTGACCTAGTTTCGACCACAACTCTTCAGCCAAGTGAGGCGTGATAGGTGAAATTAATAAAAGGAATCCTTCAATATATGCTTTTGGCAATTTCTCCGCTTTATAGCTTTCATTGATGAAGACCATCAATTGAGAAATCGCAGTGTTATTGCGCATGCCTTCGTAATCTTCGGTCACTTTTTTGACTGTCTGATTATAGACTTTCTCTAGAGGTCCGCCTGTTTCATCCGTCAATTTATCTGTCAATGTATCGTCTTCATTGACGAGTAGACGCCAAATGCGATCAAGGAAACGACGAGATCCGTCTAGACCATTTGTAGACCATTCTTTCGATGCATCAAGTGGTCCCATGAACATTTCATAAATACGCAATGTGTCTGCACCGTGTGAATGAACGATATCATCCGGATTGATGACGTTACCTAACGACTTGGACATTTTCACATGTCCTTCACCTAAAATCATCCCTTGGTTGAAGAGCTTTTGGAACGGCTCTTTCGTTTGGACAACACCGATATCGTACAATACTTTATGCCAGAAACGAGCATACAATAAATGCAGAACTGCGTGCTCCGCTCCCCCTACGTAGATATCAACTGGCAACCAACGCTCAGCTAATTTCGGATCGATTATCATGTCTTCATTATTCGGATCGATATAACGCAAGTAATACCAGCAGCTTCCTGCCCATTGTGGCATTGTGTTCGTTTCACGACGACCTTTCATGCCAGTTTTCGGATCGACGACATTGACCCACTCCGTAATATTGGCAAGTGGTGATTCACCTGTTCCGCTCGGTTTGATATTGTCGGTTACCGGCAACATCAACGGTAATTCCGATTCATCGACAGTCGTCATCGTGCCATCTTCCCAATGAATGACAGGAATCGGCTCGCCCCAATAACGTTGACGGGAGAATAACCAATCGCGCAGACGATATGTGATTTTGCGTTCGCCCGTACCATTTTCTTCGAACCATTCAATGGACTTAGAAATAGCTTCTTCTTTCCCTAAACCATTTAGGAAGTCCGAGTTGACGTGCTCGCCTTCGCCTGCATACGCTTCTTCTTCAATGTTTCCGCCTGCAACCACTTCCACAATCGGCAAATCGAATTTCTTCGCAAACTCATAGTCGCGTTCATCATGTGCAGGAACTGCCATGATCGCACCTGTACCATAAGTAGCCAATACGTAATCCGCGATCCAGATCGGCATTTTTGTACCGCTCGCAGGATTGATAGCATAGGCTCCAGTAAATACGCCCGATTTGTCTTTTGCCAAATCTGTACGCTCAAGATCACTTTTTGATTTTACTGACTCAATATAATTCTCTACCGCTTCACGCTGCGCATCCGTAGTGATCGCGCTAACTAATTTATGTTCAGGAGCCAACACGGCATACGTCGCACCAAAAATCGTATCGGGACGTGTAGTGAACGCTTCGAATGAATGCTCAGTGTCCGCAATTTCAAACTTTAATTGAGCACCTTCAGAACGACCAATCCAGTTACGCTGCATATCTTTTAGACTTTCAGGCCAATCCAACTCATCCAAGTCTTCTAAAAGACGATCTGCGTATTCCGTAATACGCAATACCCATTGGCGCATCGGACGACGTTCTACGGGGTGATTTCCACGCTCAGATAATCCGTCGATGACTTCTTCATTCGCCAGTACCGTTCCTAGTGCCGGGCACCAGTTGACAGCTACTTCGTCAATATACGCAAGACCACGTTTATATAGTTGAATGAAAATCCACTGCGTCCATTTATAATAGCTTGGATCCGTTGTATTGATTTCACGAGACCAATCATAAGAAAATCCAAGATCTTGCATTTGGCGTTTGAATGTGGCGATGTTCTTCGCAGTGAATTCAGCTGGATCATTTCCTGTATCAATCGCATACTGCTCAGCAGGCAATCCGAACGCATCCCAGCCCATTGGATGCAATACGTTATATCCTTGTTTACGTTTAAATGCACTTAAAATATCTGTTGCGATATAGCCAAGCGGATGTCCAACGTGCAGACCCGCGCCTGACGGATAGGGAAACATATCCAGTGCATAAAATTTAGGCTTGGATGGATCATCAATCATTTTGTATGTATCGTGATCTTTCCAATACTTTTGCCATTTCTCTTCAATTTGCGTGTGTTTATAACTCATGTCAAAAACTCCTCCAATATGATTCGATTTCTATTCTTGTATTGGTGCGTACAGATAAAAAAAGACTCCCGTCCCTCGATAAAGGGACGAGAGTCTATATAGTTTCCCGCGGTACCACCCAAATTGACGGACTACGCCATCCAACTTGAATCCTTAACGCGGAGTACGGTATTAGTTACAAGTATTCACCAATACAGGCTCAAAGGTGAGTTCGTTCCTCACTAATACAGACTTGCACTAACCGTCTGCTCTCTAAAAAGTAGCGTAAGAAGTACTATTCCTCATCATGGCCTTCATTATTTTCTTCAGTTTACCCGAAACGCAAGCTGAATACAAGCCTTCTCTGTTGCTTTTTGTCGTATACTAAGTAGTTCCTGCGGTTTGGTGAGTGATATCACTGTATATTCCGTGGTACAATGTCTGATGTAAAGGAGCTGTACATAATGAATGAAATCAATCTTCCGTTTCCAAGTGAAGGGAAACGATACCATACATGGTCAAGACATTTGAAGGATACATTCGGTTGTAAAATCGCGAAAGTTGCGCTTGACGCAGGGTTTGACTGCCCGAATCGTGACGGTACTGTCGCACATGGTGGCTGTACGTTTTGTAGCGTGGCAGGATCAGGTGATTTTGCAGGAGATCGCGTAGATGCAATTGAAGTCCAGTTCGCTGAAATTAAAGAACGATCCCAGCGTAAATGGAAAGATGCGAAATACATGGCCTATTTCCAAGCCTACACGAATACACACGCGCCTCTTCCCGTTCTAAAAGAAAAGTTCGAAGCGGCGTTGGCACAAGAAGGCGTTGTGGCATTATCCATCGCTACGCGTCCTGACTGCCTGCCTGACGACGTCGTAGAGTATTTGGCTGAACTCAATGAACGCACCTATCTATGGGTAGAACTGGGCTTGCAGACTGTACATGAATCAACTGCAAAACTCGTCAACCGTGCACATGATTTCCAATGCTATCAAGAAGGTGTCGACAAGTTACGTAAGCATAATATTAATATTTGTAGCCATATCATCAACGGCTTACCTGGTGAAACAGAAGAAATGATGATGGAAACCGCACAAGCAGTTGCCAAGCTTGATGTACAAGGCATCAAAATTCATCTATTGCATTTATTAAAAGGGACACCTATGGTAAAACAATACGAAAAAGGCAAACTGGAATTTTTAACGAAAGAAGCCTACATCAATTTAGTAGTCGATCAACTAGAAATCATGCCTCCCGAAATGATCGTGCATCGCATCACAGGTGACGGCCCAATCGATTTATTAATCGGACCGATGTGGAGCGTCACGAAATGGGAAGTACTGAATGGAATTGATGAAGAACTGGAAAGACGCAATAGCTGGCAAGGAAAAAAACATCTGCAAGAGGTGAAATAATGTGACAAACATATTACTGCACCGCGTACTGCCGATTGCGAAACGGCTAATTACTGAACGCGTGCAGCCTGGAGATACAGTCGTCGATGCGACCGCCGGGAATGGCAATGACACACTTTTCTTAGCTAACTTAGTTGGTGACGAAGGACGAGTTTTCGCATTTGATATTCAACAGCAAGCACTTGAAATAACGGAGCGACATCTTGGTGAGCTAGCTAATCGCGCTACACTCATTCATGATAGCCATGCGAATGTTCATCAATACGTACAGGGTGAGATCAGCGGTGCTATGTTCAACTTAGGGTATTTACCATACAGCGAAGATCCTAGTATCATCACGACTCCATCCTCTACGATTGCAGCAATCGAGGCATTGCTAAGTTTGCTGAAAAAATCCGGAATCATTACAATTACTGTCTATGACGGACATGAAGGTGGCAGTGAAGAACGTGATGCATTGCTTGACTATGTTTCGACTTTACACCAAGGTGACGTGCATGCCGTCCGCTATGAATTGCTAAATCAAAGAAGAAACCCTCCATTTCTACTTGCACTCGAGAAAATGAAAGATTTTACGGAAGTGCGGAAGTTAGAAGCCGGAGAATCATAAAACCCGTCGCCACACAAAATGTGGCAACGGGTTTTTACTCAATCAAATTTACGAATATCTGCAATAGGATCTATTTCCAAGAAGTCCATTTCGTTCACAAACCGCACAAGTTTTTCTGCTACTTCAACGGCTGAGCTTAACTGACCTTCCCTCTTATAAGCCTCGAACTTTTTCAAATGGGGAAACTGTTCTTCAGATGATGAACGAATCGCCTCTTGCATCCCCGTATCGATAATTCCTGGTGCGATGGAAACAATTCCGGTTGGATAGTCTGCCATCTTTTGCTCCAGTGCAATGACACGTGAAAACTGATCAAGTCCAGCTTTCGTCGTACAATAAATTCCCCAGCCTTCATACGCACTGCGGCCTGCTCCGGAAGAGATATTCATGATCTTTTTCGTTCCTTTGAACTCTTTCAACGAATCGATAAATGTATTCATTAATTGAATCGGTGTCGTTAAATTCACTTTAATTGCCTGCTCTACTTTTTCAGTATCCAATGAACCTACCAAACTAATCGGATCCACTATACCCGCGTTATTGATCAATGTGAAAGAACTAGCTTCATCAAGATGTTGACCCACTATTCCTCCGAGGATAGCAGTCGCTTTCTCACAGTCTAAGAGATCTACTTCATACATCGTATGTAGCTGATCTGGATTCGTCCGCGCCAAACCATACACCGTTGCTCCGGTTTCTTTAAATTGGCTGAGTAATTGTTGACCGATTCCTTTTGATGCACCTGTAATGATAATTATATCCAAATGTATCTGCTCCCTTTCTATACAATGTAACTATTGAATGACCCTATGTATGTCGTTGCGTTTTCCACAGTCTTATTCGGCAACTCAAAAAACAATATCCAGCAATACACTGCAATAGCTAGAATAATGATGATCAATAAAATCGCTTGACGTTTATTCATATCTCCACGTCCTCCACCCATTGTTCCACTTTGTAATTTCTACTATACCACAACAACCAAATGAGCCCGCCACTCACGTTTCATTGAATGACGAACCCGGTAACTGAATTTACGTTTGAGAAACAAATTTTTGTGCTCCACCATTTTTAATACGCAGTAAATCTGCCAGTGTTTTTACACCTTGACGATCGAGCTTCCTTAATAACGCTGTAAATACATGTGCCGTTGTCAACGCATCGCCTAATGCACGATGTCGTTCAAATACTTCTGTGCCGAATAGACGCGCATAGTCTTCCAAGTCCTGTTGCTCACCCGTAGGATCCAAGTAATTAATCAAATGCATCGTATCGAATGATGTAGGGGTTTGAAATGTACATTTCTGACGGCTTAATTCTTTCTTAATCACCATTTCATCGAAATTGACATGGTGCCCAACCCAGCCTGCACTTTTATGTTTTTCTATAAAGGCAAAATATTCTTCGATAGCTGGAAGAGCCATAGGTGCATAGTCGACTTGTGACTGCTGTATAGTGGTTAGCTTGCTGATGACAGGAGGAATATCTCTTGATGGATTCACAAATGTTTGAAATACATGATCCGTAACTTTAAATCCTTCAACTTGTACGGCACCTATCTCAATCATTCGATCGTCTGCACCAATTGCAAAACCAGTAGTCTCTGTATCAAACACGGTGAAATTCATTTCTTGCAGCGGCGTATTTAGCTGAATCGATTGTTGCAATTCATATGTTAATTTTTTCTTTTTCCAAAACATGATTTCGCCCCCTACTTCTATAGTACAATATGCACGAATTTTTTACAGGGACCTTGATTTACACTTTCTTAAAGTTTTGATAATAAATGTGATTGAAGTGCTCTGACCGTATCTAGCGTTGTACGTAATTCATTTAATTCCCATCTTCTCAGTTTGCGCAAGTCGATTTCTGTAGAAATTTTCTCACCCCGTAAATGTTTCTCCCACGACATGGAAATTCTAATACTCAAAGATATTTCATATGCATGGCGAACTTCTTCCGCAAAGTCTTTCGTGATTTTTCTCTTTTTTTGCAAAGCTGAAATAATCTCGAGAGGTGTTGCATTGATGATCCCATTACTGACCCCTAAAATTTGCAAACAATGATGAAGTGGGAATAGAGCATGTTTCTTAATATCGATCACATCCGCTTTACTGCGTCCCCTGAAAATGTTCAAAAAGTTTTGTTGCAATTGTGGTATTGGTTTCTCTTTTTCCTGTTGTGCCATATAGTAAATAAATGTAGCTGATTTCCTCAACAAATCTTGTACCATTAGGATAAAGCGATCATTGACAGCAGTTTCACCGTAGAGAAATCGGAATGACAGGAAGTTATATCCGAGCAAGATTTGTTCAGGCGTAGACCGCAGCGCCCATTGGCGAATACGTTCGTGCCAAATTGCCATAGTGCCGCGCCACTGCGATTCACTAGCCATCATGAATCCGATACATCTAGTATAGCCCGCTTGTTCAAGATGAACGACAATTTCGTTGCCAAGAAGTTCGAAATAGTTCTCTACTTGCTCGGATTCCTCTCTCGACACATCTTCATAGACAAGGAAATGATCCTGATCAGTTAGCATAAACTGTTCACCACGTGCGCCACTGCCCATCTGGTACCAGGCAAACGCAACAGGTGGCGCCCCTTTCCCTTGATCTTCAAGTG encodes the following:
- a CDS encoding nuclease-related domain-containing protein is translated as MAQLVKLADYISRYENDLARYPTQFIRLKRYQWKRIKNQWEHGVDLYAEQAATLSEDVQQSSKWYTLLFKKWRKQTDGELTHELAVSEERVEDRENDMDFQASISSQPSNVEQLKKAYRDQLFQFQLKWASSTLHDRSRVDPKYYSDPLLKQLTLRLPDSFLLLYYPIVKVNKAPVELDIILLAPTTCYCITVLEDERMAAYIGSGEKFWLKKFGEEEVKVLNPTIALSRMEKVVSSFFRAAKVEIPIKKLIVSRNGYIDYPGTPFEVTTIDRKTYEQWLTRLCSNPSPMKHTQFKAAQALLDHAQTTAMSRLFDAEEVVEEQ
- the dat gene encoding D-amino-acid transaminase; the protein is MNVSVNDRGYVFGDGVYEVIKVYDGALYTAKEHLERLLESAEKIRVGLSYTIDELLEIVQKLQSDNQISVGHIYIQVTRGVAPRAHHFPENSVPVMIGYAVENARPMQFLQQGAAMKSVEDMRWLRCDIKSLNLLGNVMAKQEAFDHGCQEALFVRDGLVREGSSSNAFGIKDGILYTHPANHFILNGITRRVVLQIAENLAIPVKEEAFTLPQALEMDEFFYTSTNAEITPVVTIDQQPIGQGVPGPLTRKLQVAFEAQIPKLVVSGNHKERESNGPAS
- a CDS encoding DeoR family transcriptional regulator, which gives rise to MNPATDRMLIRIKDVYLFIRDNGKVTTEAVADEFNISPRTAQRDLNVLEYNELIKSSVRGEWTTTSKKVKLSS
- a CDS encoding pseudouridine synthase, whose amino-acid sequence is MRLDKLLSNTGYGSRKEVRQLLKKGMIRVNGAVMKDPAQHVDPNSDAISLLGEEVVYREFIYLMMHKPPGVLSATEDNRDQTVVDLLGNEERHFEPFPVGRLDKDTEGLLLLTNDGKLAHNLLSPKKEVPKTYYARVAGMVTEEDTEAFARGVILDDAYETKPGILHILHAAEESEIELTITEGKFHQVKRMFEAVGKKVVYLKRLTMGPLELDPDLELGKYRELTEAELLQLKELDRSKQKG
- a CDS encoding putative polysaccharide biosynthesis protein codes for the protein MASNLLKGTAILTIGLFLSKALGLLYVIPFYAIVGEKSVGLYQYAYIPYNLALAVAVSGAPLAISKFVSKYNALGDYATGRKLMKSGMLVMSITGFLSFLALFLLANPIAQLVIKSDEQIFTVQDITTVIRWVSFALLAVPLLSIGRGFLQGYQKFEPTSVSQLIEQIVRIVVVLVGAFLVVNVLDLSPKIAVQFAVFAAFIGALAGLWSLYYYWKRYQDEFDYLLSNSPPASSVSLKQIYTEVLAYVLPFVLVGTINPIYQFVDMITFNGAMKSIGLSSVSDLYLTKLNFLTHKIVMIPVMVATGFSMALISIITKDYTSNNEKGITRSLDQTYQIMLFLTIPMVIGLMVLSSEVYQFLYAYDVAGASVLASYAPVAILFAMFTVTAAILQGIDHHKWIVFTSLLGLLVKMLINIPLIKMFEVNGAIIATAIGYSVAVCINLFVIKKALNYKSEMVIRRLFLILAFNAVMFAGVWLTNKGLNMVHIPVGRWQALLYVMIGSGVGMVIYGFLAIKSGLAQQLFGDRLTRIMRRFGLGG
- a CDS encoding NAD(P)/FAD-dependent oxidoreductase, with the protein product MYDVIVIGGGPSGLMASIAAAEQKKRVLLIEKGRKLGNKLAISGGGRCNVTNRLSQEEIIKHIPGNGKFLYGPFSVFNNQDIIHYFEGLGVPLKEEDHGRMFPVSNKSKDVVNALLNQMDELGVDIRLESRVQKLIMDDEKVLGVRLEDGEEIRAHAVVVAVGGKAVPQTGSTGDGYPWAERAGHTVTTLYPTEVPLLSREPFIVSKDLQGLALRDVKVSVVNKKGKTLVTHQMDMLFTHFGLSGPAILRCSQYVVKEQMKNGKQPVLLQIDSIPDQHEEQLTQTIANILKDEHKKQVKTSLKGLVPERWLLFLLKKAEIEETEIGLDIKREAIRTLAKLLKTFPVHITGTQPIEKAFVTGGGVSVKEVEPKTMASRKKIGLFFCGEILDIHGYTGGYNITAALVTGRLAGMNAGLLSRTE